The Streptomyces laurentii genome contains a region encoding:
- a CDS encoding [NiFe] hydrogenase expression/formation protein (Hydrogenase expression/synthesis hypA family; pfam01155;~PF01155: Hydrogenase expression/synthesis hypA family;~Zn finger protein HypA/HybF (possibly regulating hydrogenase expression) [General function prediction only]; COG0375;~[NiFe] hydrogenase expression/formation protein [Streptomyces avermitilis MA-4680];~identified by MetaGeneAnnotator; putative), whose product MHEMSVALAVVDQIETAARSRGAEGVDSVRLEVGELAGIVADSLHFCFGLACAGTVVEGAELTTRTVPGTARCAPCSRVWPVGMPPRLLCPGCGGAAVELVSGRELRIREVRWTDPAGPMAAATAPTRAPRDEPLTEKRRPCAE is encoded by the coding sequence ATGCACGAGATGTCCGTCGCCCTGGCCGTCGTCGACCAGATCGAGACAGCCGCCCGGTCCCGCGGGGCCGAGGGCGTCGACAGCGTCCGGCTGGAGGTGGGCGAGCTGGCCGGCATCGTCGCCGACTCGCTCCACTTCTGCTTCGGACTCGCCTGCGCCGGAACGGTCGTGGAGGGCGCCGAGCTGACCACGCGGACGGTCCCGGGTACCGCACGCTGCGCACCCTGCTCCCGGGTCTGGCCGGTCGGCATGCCGCCCCGGCTGCTCTGCCCCGGCTGCGGGGGAGCCGCCGTCGAGCTCGTCTCCGGACGCGAACTGCGCATCCGGGAGGTCCGCTGGACCGACCCCGCCGGCCCCATGGCGGCCGCCACCGCCCCGACCCGCGCCCCACGCGACGAACCCCTCACCGAGAAGAGGCGCCCATGTGCCGAGTAG